A region of Nitrospinota bacterium DNA encodes the following proteins:
- a CDS encoding thioredoxin domain-containing protein, which translates to MNQLGAQKSAYLKSAAHQPVDWMPWGDGVFQRARRESKPVLLDIGAVWCHWCHVMDRESYENADTAQIINERFVAVKVDRDERPDLDLRYQRMVSALSGQGGWPLTAFLTPDGKCFYGGSYFPPENMIGRPGFPTVLTKVAEFFQESRDKVDQAAQELYDALTETTPESGDQIRISSDTISAAVNHMTRGFDPLNGGFGNAPKFFHCPALMTIMALWRADKDQELGSVLRHTLRQMADGGVRDHLAGGFHRYSVDATWGVPHFEKMAYDNADLLKIYSAAYSATGEEKFLDAARETARFTRETLMDPAGGFYASQDADINLDDDGDHYTWSAAEAAAALSGDELEIVRRRYGLREQGDMGHDPARCVLRVVEPFESIAAAMKIKQGEVERTFGNARRKMIEARAKRKMPFVDTTMYTNWNGMFISAFLAAGGFLGDYTLWQDARRAFDRFATDNNNFVSGVARSLGSGAAGLLDDYACMLMAALDMYETSGETKYLEQAMSIRKAAWEKFGDPVGGYFDAESGADPIVSANRVKPTQDAPSPSPVMTMAYGDFRLYHHIGARELEESARMALNLVSKDSVQHALFYASSIHLMDFIMSDSCQITVAEGDKAARMLKAAKGVYMPHLVIKRAGVFSAALPEGAGALVCYRGTCHPPVNSPEELTALLRSL; encoded by the coding sequence ATGAACCAGCTTGGGGCCCAGAAAAGCGCGTATTTAAAATCCGCCGCCCATCAGCCGGTGGACTGGATGCCCTGGGGCGATGGGGTTTTCCAGCGCGCCCGGCGGGAGTCAAAACCGGTATTGCTGGACATCGGCGCCGTGTGGTGCCACTGGTGCCACGTGATGGACAGGGAATCCTACGAGAACGCCGATACCGCGCAAATAATAAACGAACGGTTCGTTGCGGTGAAAGTTGACCGGGACGAGCGCCCGGACCTGGACCTGAGATACCAGCGCATGGTGTCGGCCCTTTCCGGGCAGGGGGGATGGCCGCTAACCGCGTTCCTTACGCCCGATGGAAAATGTTTCTATGGCGGCTCCTATTTCCCGCCGGAGAACATGATAGGACGGCCCGGATTCCCCACGGTGCTAACGAAAGTGGCGGAGTTTTTCCAGGAGAGCCGCGACAAGGTGGACCAGGCGGCGCAAGAGCTTTATGACGCGCTGACGGAAACCACGCCGGAATCCGGAGACCAGATACGAATATCCTCCGATACCATAAGCGCGGCTGTTAACCATATGACCCGCGGTTTCGATCCTCTCAATGGCGGGTTCGGCAACGCCCCCAAGTTTTTCCATTGCCCGGCGTTGATGACGATAATGGCGTTGTGGCGCGCGGACAAGGACCAAGAGCTGGGGAGCGTCCTGCGTCACACCCTGCGGCAAATGGCCGATGGCGGCGTGCGGGACCATCTGGCGGGCGGATTCCACAGGTATTCCGTGGACGCAACCTGGGGCGTCCCCCATTTCGAAAAAATGGCGTATGACAACGCTGATCTATTGAAAATATACTCAGCCGCCTATTCGGCCACTGGTGAAGAAAAGTTTCTGGACGCCGCCAGGGAAACCGCCAGGTTCACCCGGGAAACGCTGATGGACCCGGCGGGCGGGTTTTACGCCAGCCAGGACGCGGACATCAACCTGGACGACGACGGGGATCATTACACCTGGTCGGCGGCCGAGGCCGCCGCCGCGCTTTCCGGCGACGAGCTGGAGATTGTCCGCAGGCGTTACGGCCTCCGGGAGCAGGGGGACATGGGCCACGACCCCGCCCGGTGCGTACTGCGCGTTGTCGAACCTTTCGAATCAATAGCGGCGGCCATGAAAATTAAGCAGGGCGAGGTTGAGCGGACGTTCGGAAACGCCAGGCGGAAAATGATAGAAGCGCGGGCCAAACGCAAGATGCCGTTTGTGGACACCACTATGTACACAAACTGGAATGGCATGTTCATCTCCGCTTTCCTGGCCGCTGGCGGTTTTCTAGGCGATTACACCCTGTGGCAAGACGCCCGGCGGGCTTTCGACAGGTTCGCCACGGATAATAACAACTTTGTTTCCGGCGTGGCGCGCTCGCTGGGTTCCGGCGCCGCCGGATTGCTGGACGATTACGCGTGCATGCTGATGGCGGCGCTGGATATGTATGAAACGTCTGGCGAAACAAAATATCTTGAGCAGGCCATGTCCATCAGGAAAGCCGCATGGGAAAAGTTCGGCGACCCTGTTGGCGGGTATTTCGACGCGGAGAGCGGCGCAGACCCCATAGTGTCCGCAAACCGGGTGAAACCAACGCAAGACGCTCCTTCACCCTCGCCGGTCATGACCATGGCCTATGGGGACTTCAGGCTCTATCATCATATTGGCGCGCGGGAACTGGAGGAGTCGGCCCGGATGGCTTTGAACCTGGTTTCAAAAGATTCGGTTCAACACGCGCTGTTTTACGCTTCATCCATCCATCTGATGGATTTCATCATGTCGGACTCCTGCCAGATAACGGTGGCGGAGGGGGATAAGGCGGCGCGAATGCTCAAAGCGGCCAAAGGGGTTTATATGCCCCACCTGGTTATAAAGCGGGCCGGGGTTTTCAGCGCGGCCCTGCCGGAAGGGGCCGGAGCGCTGGTATGTTACCGTGGAACGTGCCATCCACCCGTGAACAGCCCGGAAGAGCTTACGGCGCTGTTGCGTTCGCTGTAG
- a CDS encoding sigma-54-dependent Fis family transcriptional regulator, whose protein sequence is MSVNERIVLMPGELSGEFLKEALDGIRDSIKIIDREYRVIYANRAGLLIAGQPLAKLAREGKKCFEAFYNSEVECSYCVVTQTFNTGQPAFNTFTANIGGETRFKEVSVFPLTDPSGKVDRVIEIIRDVTDLRRDLSATEEFSNIISRDEKMSDVFRLMESVAPTSSTVLIFGETGTGKELVARAIHQASKRAGKKFVAINCGALTDTLLETELFGHEKGAFTGAEQRRIGKFELADKGTLFLDEIGNISPAMQVKILRALQEGEITRVGGNDTIKVDVRYICATNLDLKEAVRKGGFREDLYYRINVVPIHLPPLRERAGDIKYLAEHYLQKFSRDMGKNIAGFSAEALERMKRYSWPGNIRELGNLVERAVILTRGPVVEKVDIPQDNFPPKTAEPGSGALELQDVVAQAEKKYLLESLKSHHWNITETARAAGVNARTIHRKMKEFGINRED, encoded by the coding sequence ATGAGCGTTAACGAGCGGATAGTGTTGATGCCGGGGGAGCTTTCCGGGGAGTTCTTAAAAGAAGCGCTCGACGGCATCCGCGACTCCATAAAGATAATAGACCGCGAATACAGGGTCATCTACGCCAACCGGGCCGGGCTTCTTATAGCGGGCCAGCCGCTTGCGAAGCTGGCGCGCGAAGGCAAGAAGTGTTTCGAGGCGTTCTACAACAGCGAAGTGGAATGCTCATACTGCGTGGTAACGCAAACGTTCAACACCGGCCAGCCCGCGTTCAACACTTTTACCGCCAACATCGGCGGGGAAACCAGGTTCAAAGAGGTTTCCGTATTCCCCCTTACCGACCCTTCCGGCAAGGTTGATCGGGTAATCGAGATAATCCGCGATGTCACCGACCTGCGGCGGGACCTTTCGGCTACGGAAGAATTCTCCAACATCATCAGCCGGGACGAGAAGATGTCGGATGTGTTCAGGCTGATGGAGTCGGTGGCGCCCACCAGCTCCACGGTGCTCATTTTCGGGGAGACCGGCACCGGCAAAGAGCTGGTGGCCCGGGCCATCCACCAGGCGTCCAAACGGGCAGGCAAAAAATTCGTGGCCATAAACTGCGGCGCCCTCACCGACACCCTTCTGGAGACCGAGCTTTTCGGCCACGAGAAAGGGGCGTTCACCGGGGCCGAGCAGAGGCGCATAGGCAAGTTTGAGCTGGCGGACAAGGGCACCCTGTTTCTCGACGAGATAGGCAACATTTCCCCTGCCATGCAGGTGAAGATACTTCGCGCCCTCCAGGAGGGTGAAATAACCCGCGTGGGCGGCAACGACACCATAAAGGTGGACGTGCGTTACATTTGCGCCACCAACCTGGACCTGAAAGAGGCTGTGAGAAAAGGAGGGTTCCGCGAAGACCTTTATTACAGGATAAACGTGGTGCCTATCCATTTGCCACCATTGCGGGAGCGGGCGGGGGACATCAAATACCTTGCCGAGCATTACCTTCAGAAATTCAGCCGCGACATGGGGAAGAATATCGCCGGATTTTCGGCGGAAGCGCTGGAGCGGATGAAACGCTACTCCTGGCCCGGCAACATAAGGGAGCTTGGCAACCTGGTGGAACGGGCCGTGATCCTTACCCGGGGGCCGGTGGTGGAAAAAGTGGACATCCCGCAGGACAACTTTCCGCCAAAGACAGCGGAGCCCGGTTCCGGCGCGCTGGAGTTGCAGGACGTGGTGGCCCAGGCGGAGAAAAAATACCTGTTGGAGTCGCTCAAAAGCCATCACTGGAACATCACCGAAACGGCCCGGGCCGCGGGGGTGAACGCCCGCACCATTCACCGGAAGATGAAGGAATTCGGCATTAACCGGGAGGATTAA
- a CDS encoding tetratricopeptide repeat protein, with product MTISRLPCIPGLDAFRAATLEDILDGLRRYTSPDASLFVADLTLGAWRSEQVAREFLGQLGVSLPAEGSEDSRGSGIGFWIDVENRGGATLINALCRAETTLNEAVAAAPATFLILAPRYDGGWGEDNERFIAALAQGVRDSKHRLLIAFAPGDAVSLTGVEIRFLDDGHPTIAASTAQAAPADYYSFIPGAIDPAVAQQLVAEGAPDDLYGLRLSHGWVLVPPERRKPPRQWPASILQSCLPMARRIGWLYAFWNYALPEGHPDYGALVAEAWRRLQEGGGDIARRLIQRALQTAPNGASRAAFIEQYQWMRIATHRFHEAGEEADPPEGLAPERAGTLFWQKAWGLVMSHRPGEAQPHFEKALELLDYADNDINKVYLLNIYALNRMRLGAMEDAVAIEKKIEGLFSSGAVKDWHMEYINYLNLARLMRKTGDGKAARKYYSRAFDTARGSWNEVDAVYLNLSEGLLAHGEGDLVTAAAAWFRAAVFYAALAYPEAVGWRITETLRAAARAAGVADPGANADVETCAALLLNITRASAMEAGMGELARNLDGSMKAEQAPVFVTWDMCPAGASLDAVGSDGWGVLAGTVSRMVPAWDGPAHRQLRRGLFGAMRFAVPAAPWREPALVVTDDRRGFNMPCGRERILQLAVTRKVATAYIGDEKITLTDNIAGHLMEMARFSLSPAVGMTMALDGGVLVRFNRYFTPCRIDGDEAALVNAVTCRPAGVGLEDGCATTGLSRKRFWEAAVKLSDQRILAAQGNGASGYCGA from the coding sequence GACATACTCGATGGTCTGCGCCGGTACACTTCTCCCGACGCGTCATTGTTCGTGGCCGATTTGACCCTTGGCGCCTGGCGGAGCGAGCAGGTGGCCCGGGAGTTTCTCGGTCAACTAGGCGTCAGCCTGCCCGCTGAGGGGAGTGAAGATTCCAGAGGCTCCGGCATAGGCTTCTGGATAGACGTGGAGAATCGTGGAGGCGCCACCCTCATCAACGCGTTATGCCGGGCTGAAACCACGCTCAACGAAGCGGTTGCCGCGGCGCCAGCCACTTTTCTGATACTCGCGCCGCGTTATGACGGAGGGTGGGGGGAGGATAACGAGCGTTTCATCGCGGCTCTGGCCCAGGGTGTCAGGGACTCCAAACACCGGTTGTTAATCGCTTTTGCGCCGGGTGACGCCGTTTCACTAACTGGCGTGGAAATCCGTTTTCTGGATGATGGCCACCCGACAATTGCGGCATCCACCGCGCAGGCCGCGCCCGCAGACTATTACTCGTTCATCCCCGGCGCCATCGATCCGGCTGTGGCTCAACAGCTTGTGGCCGAAGGCGCGCCGGACGACCTTTATGGACTGCGCCTTTCCCACGGCTGGGTTCTTGTTCCACCCGAGCGCCGCAAGCCGCCCAGACAATGGCCTGCGTCAATCCTCCAGTCCTGTCTGCCCATGGCGCGGCGGATAGGCTGGCTTTACGCCTTCTGGAATTACGCCCTGCCCGAAGGACATCCAGATTACGGCGCGCTTGTAGCCGAGGCGTGGCGGCGGTTACAGGAAGGTGGAGGCGACATCGCCCGGCGGCTCATCCAACGGGCGCTACAGACCGCGCCGAACGGGGCAAGCCGCGCCGCGTTCATCGAGCAATACCAATGGATGCGTATCGCAACCCACCGTTTTCACGAGGCGGGAGAGGAAGCCGATCCGCCAGAAGGGCTGGCGCCGGAACGTGCCGGAACCCTTTTCTGGCAGAAAGCCTGGGGGCTGGTCATGAGCCACAGGCCCGGGGAGGCCCAGCCACATTTCGAAAAAGCGTTAGAACTCCTGGATTACGCCGACAATGACATAAACAAGGTTTACCTTCTCAATATATACGCGCTTAACCGGATGAGGCTTGGCGCCATGGAAGACGCCGTGGCCATTGAAAAAAAGATCGAGGGCCTGTTCTCCTCCGGCGCCGTTAAAGACTGGCACATGGAGTACATTAATTATCTCAACCTTGCGCGGCTCATGCGCAAGACCGGGGACGGCAAGGCGGCGCGGAAGTATTACAGCCGCGCTTTTGACACCGCGCGGGGAAGCTGGAACGAGGTGGACGCGGTCTATTTAAACCTGAGCGAAGGATTGCTCGCCCATGGCGAAGGCGACCTTGTAACCGCCGCCGCCGCATGGTTTAGGGCGGCCGTATTCTACGCCGCCCTGGCATATCCGGAGGCTGTAGGATGGCGGATAACCGAAACGTTGCGGGCGGCCGCAAGGGCCGCAGGCGTGGCCGATCCCGGCGCTAACGCGGATGTGGAAACCTGCGCCGCGCTACTTCTGAATATAACCCGGGCCTCCGCCATGGAGGCCGGAATGGGGGAGTTGGCCCGCAATCTCGACGGTTCCATGAAAGCCGAGCAGGCGCCGGTGTTCGTCACCTGGGACATGTGTCCGGCGGGCGCCTCTCTTGACGCTGTGGGAAGCGATGGATGGGGTGTGCTTGCCGGAACCGTAAGCCGGATGGTCCCGGCGTGGGATGGGCCCGCTCACCGCCAGTTGCGCCGGGGGCTGTTCGGCGCCATGCGTTTCGCCGTTCCTGCGGCTCCATGGCGGGAACCGGCGCTGGTCGTCACCGACGACCGCCGGGGTTTTAACATGCCATGCGGCCGGGAGCGGATCCTGCAGCTGGCGGTGACGCGCAAGGTGGCGACCGCATATATAGGTGATGAAAAGATAACCCTGACAGATAACATAGCCGGTCACCTGATGGAGATGGCACGGTTCAGTTTAAGCCCGGCGGTTGGAATGACAATGGCCTTGGATGGCGGAGTTCTGGTCCGGTTCAACCGCTATTTCACCCCCTGCCGGATAGATGGGGACGAAGCGGCGTTGGTGAATGCTGTCACATGCCGGCCGGCCGGCGTTGGACTTGAGGATGGATGCGCCACAACCGGCCTTTCCCGGAAACGGTTTTGGGAAGCGGCCGTTAAGCTTTCTGACCAAAGGATATTGGCCGCGCAGGGGAACGGCGCCAGCGGCTATTGCGGCGCGTAA